The DNA segment ACCATCAGCGACCTGCGCGCACTGGCGGCGCCGACCGGTCGGCCGCTGAAGCAGCGCACCACCGGGTACGGCGTGCCCGACCCGGAGCGGGTGGCCGCCGCCGAGGCCAGCGACGGGGTGTGCGCCGCCGTCCGCCGGCCCCTGCCGCTGCTGACATGACCGCCCAGCGGATGCCCGCGGCCGGCTCGCCCGCGGCCGGTCCGGTGGAGCGGGCGGCGTCGACCCGGCTGCCCACGGAGTACGGCGACTTCACCGCGTACGGCTACCGCACCGCCCGCGGTGTCGACCACCTCGCGTTGGTACGCGGCGACGTGGCCGACGGCACCGAGACGCTGGTCCGGTTGCACTCGGAGTGCCTGACCGGCGACGTGCTCGGCTCGTTGCGCTGCGACTGCGGACCGCAACTCCGCCTCGCGCTGGCCGCGATCGCCGCGGCCGACCGGGGCGTGATCGTCTATCTGCGCGGCCACGAGGGGCGCGGGATAGGCCTCGCGGCCAAGCTCGCGGCGT comes from the Actinopolymorpha sp. NPDC004070 genome and includes:
- the ribA gene encoding GTP cyclohydrolase II yields the protein MTAQRMPAAGSPAAGPVERAASTRLPTEYGDFTAYGYRTARGVDHLALVRGDVADGTETLVRLHSECLTGDVLGSLRCDCGPQLRLALAAIAAADRGVIVYLRGHEGRGIGLAAKLAAYALQDDGHDTVDANLALGLPADARDYADAAAILADLGVVDVRLLSNNPAKAAGLCEGGIRVVGREPLVVAANPENAGYLATKRDRFGHILPTG